Proteins found in one Mucilaginibacter gracilis genomic segment:
- a CDS encoding penta-EF hand family protein, with translation MKINYTDFNKFLKTGYDILKLKGLEEIDHYIEARIAGDKSFNKQIASGLKDHMIYYHGLVLTLELPTENEIKLNIAAVDDGRALRYLNLIYEKIEPITEQMGMVLCMYSLSEKSLTMELFNEKKADDFGTCATILYFILDVYVNMSVLIENLAARSNFKLVSDRSVYFDRKEFLKIRGVDFNLEGLCKKYNVIDKVDNDEAIGTTPDDIGKAKALPSGFEVYLNDTSIINKLKTEYSSKNGSNSFALMVVALYNLKKLNINAFEIDQTKLANALKLTFGFNQTPQGIGAAMRKYKNDTKKHFNTEVKSIEKSITNLITTTD, from the coding sequence ATGAAAATAAATTATACAGATTTCAACAAGTTCCTCAAAACTGGTTATGACATTCTCAAGTTAAAAGGTTTAGAAGAAATTGATCATTATATTGAGGCAAGAATCGCTGGCGATAAGTCCTTTAACAAGCAAATTGCATCCGGTTTAAAAGATCATATGATTTACTACCATGGGTTAGTTTTAACCTTGGAGTTGCCTACTGAAAATGAAATAAAATTAAACATAGCAGCCGTAGACGATGGGCGGGCATTAAGATACCTAAATCTTATTTATGAAAAAATTGAACCAATTACAGAGCAAATGGGGATGGTTTTATGTATGTATAGCCTGAGCGAAAAGAGTTTAACTATGGAATTATTCAATGAAAAAAAAGCGGATGATTTCGGAACGTGCGCCACCATATTATACTTTATCTTAGATGTCTACGTAAATATGTCTGTATTAATTGAAAACTTAGCTGCCCGTAGCAATTTTAAATTAGTAAGTGATAGGTCTGTATACTTTGATAGAAAAGAATTTTTAAAAATAAGGGGTGTCGATTTTAATCTTGAGGGATTATGCAAAAAATATAATGTTATCGACAAGGTAGATAATGATGAAGCAATAGGCACTACTCCCGATGATATTGGTAAGGCAAAAGCTTTGCCGTCCGGGTTTGAAGTGTATTTAAATGATACCTCGATAATTAACAAATTAAAAACGGAATATAGTAGTAAGAATGGATCAAATAGTTTTGCCCTAATGGTCGTTGCTTTATACAATCTTAAAAAATTGAATATAAACGCATTTGAAATCGACCAAACAAAATTAGCAAACGCACTTAAATTAACTTTTGGCTTTAATCAAACACCTCAAGGCATTGGGGCAGCAATGAGAAAATATAAAAATGACACAAAGAAACATTTCAATACAGAAGTCAAATCAATAGAAAAAAGCATAACAAATCTTATTACAACTACTGACTGA
- a CDS encoding recombinase family protein codes for MKTADLYIRVSTDEQADKGYSQRDQEERLKRYCHYSGIQVRHVIFEDFSAKSFKRPAWQNLLITLKKQPNKTQFVLFTKWDRFSRNAGDAYQMINILKHLNVEPQAIEQPLDLSIPENKIMLAVYLASPEVENDRRALNTFNGMRRAVKEGRLMGCAPKGYLNKITEDGRKYIAVDQTLAPIIKAAFEEIARGRYTVSDIWRKAVDDGLNCAQNSFWKMIHNPVYCGRILVKAYKDEPEQIVEGKHEAIVSVTTFNKIQELINGKSASRTTFVASDEIPLRGFLICPLCGRHLTASASKSKTGRRYHYYHCYKKCTFRHRADHTNELFVQQLSRYIVNTSAAEVFRKKVEREFAKPSAGNHKSEIQTLSAQVAEANEKIKKARESYLSGAFDEVDFKEVKLSNEKKVLHLEDRIFELLRNRETVDHNKMIDNILRLFNRLVEYYKFMGSEGKRDLLSSMYPEKIVFDGAEVRTPRINEVVARMYQINSGLDVKKERLSEKKSRQPLKVTPQGLLTQTKAKKGKIKNIDL; via the coding sequence ATGAAAACAGCCGATTTATATATAAGGGTTAGTACCGACGAACAAGCCGATAAAGGATATTCTCAAAGAGACCAGGAAGAAAGATTGAAGCGTTATTGTCATTATAGCGGCATACAGGTCAGGCATGTGATTTTTGAAGACTTTTCTGCTAAAAGCTTTAAACGACCTGCCTGGCAAAACTTGTTGATCACCTTAAAAAAGCAACCTAATAAAACACAGTTCGTCTTATTTACCAAATGGGACAGATTCAGCCGTAACGCCGGGGATGCTTACCAAATGATCAACATCTTAAAACACCTCAATGTAGAACCGCAGGCCATTGAACAGCCTTTAGACCTGTCCATCCCTGAAAACAAGATCATGCTGGCGGTTTACCTCGCTTCACCGGAAGTAGAAAACGACCGCCGTGCCTTAAACACTTTTAACGGTATGCGCCGTGCTGTGAAAGAAGGGCGTTTGATGGGATGTGCGCCGAAAGGTTACTTAAATAAAATCACTGAGGATGGCCGCAAATATATTGCAGTTGACCAAACCCTGGCACCAATTATTAAAGCGGCTTTTGAGGAAATCGCCCGCGGACGCTATACGGTATCAGATATATGGCGTAAGGCTGTAGATGACGGCTTAAATTGCGCACAAAACAGTTTCTGGAAAATGATCCATAACCCAGTGTATTGCGGCAGGATATTGGTCAAAGCTTATAAGGATGAACCGGAGCAAATCGTGGAGGGCAAACATGAGGCTATTGTGTCTGTTACCACATTTAATAAGATACAGGAACTGATTAATGGTAAGAGCGCCAGCCGTACCACCTTTGTGGCAAGCGATGAAATACCTTTGCGTGGTTTCCTAATTTGTCCGCTTTGCGGTAGGCATTTAACGGCCAGCGCATCCAAAAGTAAAACTGGGCGTCGTTATCACTATTACCATTGCTATAAAAAATGCACTTTCCGGCACCGGGCAGATCACACTAATGAACTATTTGTCCAGCAACTTAGCCGTTATATTGTCAATACTTCGGCTGCGGAAGTATTCAGAAAAAAGGTAGAACGGGAATTTGCCAAACCAAGCGCCGGTAATCATAAATCGGAGATACAAACCTTATCGGCACAAGTTGCAGAAGCCAATGAAAAGATCAAAAAAGCACGGGAATCCTACCTAAGTGGTGCCTTTGACGAAGTTGATTTTAAAGAAGTAAAATTGTCGAATGAGAAAAAAGTGTTACACCTTGAAGATAGAATTTTCGAACTCCTCCGGAACCGGGAGACGGTAGACCATAACAAGATGATAGACAATATTTTACGATTATTTAATCGTCTGGTAGAGTACTATAAATTCATGGGTTCAGAGGGTAAAAGGGACTTATTGAGTTCGATGTATCCCGAAAAGATCGTTTTTGACGGGGCGGAAGTTCGAACTCCGAGAATTAACGAAGTTGTCGCGCGTATGTATCAGATTAACAGTGGATTGGATGTAAAAAAAGAGAGGTTGAGCGAGAAAAAATCTCGTCAACCTCTAAAGGTGACCCCTCAGGGACTATTAACACAAACGAAGGCCAAAAAGGGTAAAATAAAAAACATTGATTTATAG
- a CDS encoding site-specific integrase, giving the protein MPIFKYAVKFVLQQVKDKKKPTPLRCFVRYNNTRCVFKSGVVIEPQYWLVEPQKPRQVSAIDYKSIDSGLESVKNCVKTAFDYLSDKNKEYPDPDKLKDLVSLIMKNNGDNPYIEKPAKNYTLFEFIEKLIRDTKEGKRVLGSGNRYSPGTIKAYGSAFGVLKGYHDYKVSKITRGKAIEPIRFEDIDLNFYEDFKDWCYLYRSETLSDNYFGTVIKFIKTVMSESLEQGLHANTKYKSKNFVKVKTEVDNIFLNKDQLEKFAAHDFSKNKKLERVRDLFLVGCWTGLRFSDFTNISPKDIADGFFEIKTQKTKTDVVIPIFPVVLDIMTRYQGITPNSLPPTLSNVKLNEYIKEAAKEAGFTEIVTLEKSMAGRKVKITEPLYKLITTHSARRSFASNMYHIGMSTNVIMAVTGHKSQTAFNTYVKVKPKEKGEMMKKEWDRLNMKVVNE; this is encoded by the coding sequence ATGCCAATATTTAAATACGCCGTAAAATTCGTTTTACAACAAGTAAAGGATAAAAAGAAGCCAACGCCGCTACGCTGCTTCGTAAGGTATAATAATACCAGGTGTGTATTCAAAAGCGGGGTTGTAATTGAACCCCAGTACTGGCTTGTAGAGCCTCAAAAACCAAGGCAGGTATCAGCTATCGATTATAAAAGTATTGATAGCGGTTTGGAAAGTGTAAAAAACTGTGTAAAAACGGCATTCGATTACTTGTCGGATAAAAACAAGGAATATCCAGATCCGGACAAATTAAAAGATTTGGTGTCGCTTATCATGAAAAACAATGGCGATAATCCTTACATAGAGAAGCCGGCAAAAAACTACACGCTATTTGAATTTATAGAAAAACTAATCCGCGATACAAAAGAAGGCAAGCGCGTTTTAGGTAGTGGCAATAGGTATAGCCCTGGCACCATTAAAGCCTATGGCAGTGCTTTTGGCGTGCTCAAAGGCTACCATGATTACAAAGTATCAAAGATTACCCGGGGCAAGGCCATTGAGCCTATACGATTTGAAGACATTGATCTTAATTTTTATGAGGATTTTAAAGACTGGTGTTATCTGTACAGATCGGAAACGTTGTCCGATAATTACTTCGGCACGGTAATAAAATTCATTAAGACCGTAATGAGTGAATCACTGGAGCAGGGGCTGCACGCTAACACCAAATATAAAAGCAAAAATTTTGTCAAGGTCAAAACGGAAGTAGATAACATTTTTCTAAATAAAGACCAGTTAGAAAAGTTTGCAGCGCATGATTTCTCAAAAAATAAAAAGCTTGAGCGTGTACGAGACTTGTTTTTAGTCGGTTGTTGGACAGGCCTTCGTTTCTCCGACTTTACAAATATTAGCCCGAAAGACATTGCAGATGGCTTTTTTGAAATCAAAACTCAAAAAACCAAAACCGATGTAGTTATACCCATATTTCCGGTTGTGTTGGACATAATGACGCGCTACCAAGGTATTACACCCAATTCGTTGCCGCCAACATTATCAAACGTTAAGCTAAATGAATATATTAAGGAAGCTGCAAAGGAAGCGGGTTTTACTGAAATAGTAACCCTTGAAAAATCAATGGCCGGGCGTAAAGTTAAGATCACGGAACCGCTTTATAAATTAATTACCACACACTCGGCCAGGCGCTCTTTCGCTTCTAATATGTATCATATCGGGATGTCAACCAACGTAATTATGGCCGTAACCGGGCATAAAAGTCAAACCGCATTTAACACGTATGTAAAAGTAAAGCCCAAGGAAAAAGGCGAAATGATGAAAAAAGAATGGGATAGATTGAATATGAAGGTTGTCAACGAATAA
- a CDS encoding HEPN domain-containing protein, producing MGIPAKQIFPWQKSIFIKEKESSFKNFISKLVVPTNFYAIEKKVDYLSTAFDRYNEALTENVPIERRIANAMMGIEALLSNDTQELSFKMQTRTSKILGILGFEPLLVRSHLSKAYSIRSKFAHGGYLTDGDKSKFIQEFTSIDSYGVIIINYVRMVLVTSIAIGLNKNTLISLVDDSFIDDTKAAELKSKLENVKELVI from the coding sequence ATGGGCATACCCGCTAAACAAATATTCCCCTGGCAAAAAAGTATATTTATAAAAGAAAAGGAATCGTCTTTTAAAAACTTCATTTCAAAATTGGTTGTTCCAACAAACTTTTATGCTATTGAAAAAAAGGTAGATTACCTATCAACTGCTTTCGATAGATATAATGAGGCTCTAACTGAAAATGTTCCTATTGAAAGAAGGATAGCCAATGCTATGATGGGAATTGAAGCACTTCTATCTAATGATACGCAAGAATTGTCCTTTAAGATGCAAACCCGAACAAGCAAAATTCTGGGTATTTTAGGCTTTGAGCCATTATTGGTTAGAAGTCACCTTAGTAAAGCATACAGTATTAGAAGCAAATTTGCACATGGTGGCTATTTAACTGACGGCGACAAATCAAAATTTATACAAGAATTTACCAGCATTGATAGTTATGGAGTAATTATTATCAACTATGTGAGAATGGTGTTAGTCACCTCTATAGCAATTGGTCTGAACAAAAACACATTGATAAGTCTTGTCGATGATTCTTTTATAGATGATACTAAGGCTGCTGAACTTAAAAGTAAACTCGAAAACGTAAAAGAGCTTGTAATCTGA
- a CDS encoding helix-turn-helix domain-containing protein, which yields MYNPHAEILERFERVETLINHLIEGRSPINVSANSTEPPATRGHAASYLGISLPTLDNLIKSGQIKSFNIGRQVRIKWADLEAYVNGKGVSA from the coding sequence ATGTATAATCCACATGCCGAAATTTTAGAACGTTTTGAAAGAGTCGAAACGTTAATTAATCACCTTATTGAAGGTAGAAGCCCAATAAATGTATCAGCGAATAGTACCGAGCCACCGGCTACAAGGGGGCACGCTGCATCCTATTTAGGTATCTCCCTACCTACGCTCGACAACCTTATTAAATCAGGTCAAATTAAGTCCTTTAATATAGGCCGCCAGGTTCGCATTAAATGGGCTGATCTTGAAGCGTACGTAAACGGTAAAGGAGTATCTGCCTGA